In the Candidatus Methylomirabilota bacterium genome, one interval contains:
- a CDS encoding protein-L-isoaspartate(D-aspartate) O-methyltransferase — MHSGNGQAGTQRLARERERMVAEQLVPRGIKDPRVLEAMGKVPRHLFVDEALRDKAYGDHPLPIGEGQTISQPFMVGRMTELLRLTGTEKVLEVGTGSGYQAAVLAQLAARVCAIERLAKLATRARETLERLGITNVWVRTANGTFGWPDEAPFDRILVAAAGPSVPPPLLEQLAEGGRMVMPVGQADYQRLQVIDKIGGQARVTEDSECVFVKLIGKFAWEA; from the coding sequence ATGCACTCCGGCAACGGTCAGGCGGGGACGCAGCGTCTCGCGCGGGAGCGCGAGCGGATGGTCGCCGAGCAGCTGGTCCCGCGGGGGATCAAGGACCCGCGAGTCCTGGAGGCCATGGGAAAAGTTCCGCGGCATCTCTTCGTGGACGAGGCCCTGCGGGACAAGGCCTATGGCGATCACCCGCTCCCCATCGGCGAGGGCCAGACGATCTCCCAGCCCTTCATGGTCGGGCGGATGACCGAGCTCCTGCGGCTCACGGGGACGGAAAAAGTGCTCGAAGTCGGGACGGGCAGCGGGTACCAGGCCGCGGTGCTGGCCCAGCTGGCCGCGCGCGTCTGCGCCATCGAGCGGCTGGCCAAGCTGGCCACGCGCGCCCGCGAGACGCTCGAGCGCCTCGGCATCACCAATGTCTGGGTGCGCACGGCCAACGGCACCTTCGGCTGGCCGGACGAGGCGCCCTTCGATCGCATCCTGGTGGCTGCGGCCGGACCGTCCGTTCCGCCCCCCCTTCTCGAGCAACTGGCCGAGGGAGGCCGGATGGTGATGCCCGTGGGCCAGGCGGACTACCAAAGGCTGCAGGTCATCGACAAGATCGGAGGCCAGGCGCGTGTCACCGAGGACTCCGAGTGCGTCTTCGTGAAGTTGATCGGCAAGTTCGCGTGGGAAGCGTAA
- a CDS encoding acylphosphatase: MTFIRSAAEIVVEGRVQGVGYRYFAHRKAAQLGLHGYVMNLKDGRVRVRVEGSRQLIEELARELEKGPPLAGVASVSISWRPPTGRFTSFQVRYAEFDA, from the coding sequence ATGACCTTCATTCGGAGCGCCGCGGAGATCGTCGTCGAGGGACGCGTGCAGGGCGTGGGCTACCGTTACTTCGCCCATCGCAAGGCCGCGCAGCTCGGGCTCCATGGCTATGTCATGAACCTCAAGGACGGGAGAGTGCGCGTGCGAGTGGAAGGCAGCCGGCAGCTGATCGAGGAGCTGGCCCGCGAGCTCGAGAAGGGCCCGCCCCTGGCCGGCGTCGCCTCGGTGTCGATCAGCTGGCGGCCGCCCACGGGACGCTTCACGTCCTTCCAGGTGCGCTACGCGGAGTTCGACGCGTGA
- a CDS encoding M23 family metallopeptidase — protein MKHPHRRRAIGIGLLLPGLLLAQPCFGHAESRSSKPPTHKIAPTSSQGDRKARPQPKAQAPHKTVVHVVRRGDTVSRLAVHYGVRRQAIIEANHLNRPEQLRLGQRLSIPSGRALTGERTAFRIEGVESGGDVLLVRTGKRRVATRLSMVAPELELQAAGLIWPIEGNVVSPFGRRLRGWHAGTDIQAELGTPILAAGDGLVIASGQEGGYGRIIRIQHQGAIVTVYAHNLENFVGVGEWVTAGMIIGTVGRSGSASAPHLHFEVRHEGLAYNPLQFLPPREVIELRPDDAPDQPAESARARGVGDKDNE, from the coding sequence GTGAAGCATCCGCACCGCCGGCGGGCCATCGGCATCGGTCTCTTGCTTCCCGGGCTGCTCCTGGCCCAGCCGTGCTTCGGCCACGCCGAGAGCCGCTCATCGAAGCCACCTACGCACAAGATCGCCCCCACGTCGTCGCAAGGCGATCGCAAGGCGCGGCCCCAACCCAAGGCGCAAGCGCCTCACAAGACGGTGGTCCACGTGGTCCGCCGCGGCGACACCGTCAGTCGCCTCGCCGTGCACTACGGCGTCAGGCGTCAGGCCATCATCGAGGCCAATCATCTGAACCGGCCCGAGCAGCTCCGCCTCGGACAGCGCCTGAGCATTCCGAGCGGGCGCGCCCTGACCGGGGAGCGCACAGCGTTCCGGATCGAGGGTGTGGAAAGCGGAGGCGACGTGCTGCTGGTGAGGACGGGCAAGCGTCGCGTCGCCACCCGGCTGTCCATGGTGGCGCCGGAGCTCGAGCTGCAAGCCGCGGGACTGATCTGGCCCATCGAGGGCAACGTCGTCTCGCCCTTCGGCCGGCGGCTGAGAGGCTGGCACGCGGGGACTGATATCCAGGCCGAGCTCGGCACGCCCATCCTGGCCGCGGGCGACGGGCTGGTAATCGCCAGCGGGCAGGAGGGCGGCTACGGGCGCATCATCCGCATCCAGCATCAGGGTGCGATCGTGACCGTGTACGCGCACAACCTGGAAAACTTCGTCGGGGTGGGCGAATGGGTCACCGCCGGCATGATCATCGGCACGGTCGGACGCAGTGGTAGCGCGAGCGCGCCCCATCTGCACTTCGAGGTTCGCCACGAGGGCCTGGCCTACAACCCGCTGCAGTTCTTGCCGCCCCGGGAGGTCATCGAGCTGCGGCCCGACGACGCGCCCGACCAGCCCGCCGAGTCGGCGCGGGCGCGTGGGGTGGGCGACAAAGATAATGAATGA
- a CDS encoding sigma-70 family RNA polymerase sigma factor, giving the protein MNEPGGDASRAELVDLDDAGEPLETLLTRDPAELAGHKERPEVAARGRELLSLYLRDIAKVPLLTPEEEQELARRVQAGDAAAERRLTEANLRLVVRVARRYLHRGLSLLDLIEEGNLGLLQAVRKFQPGRGTRFSTYAVWWIRQAVTRALANQARIIRLPVHVEQLLGQYAKKKTALTQELGRAPTTEEIAKAMGQPLDEIEHLERVSQRPVSLDSPVDADGSSTLQDIVKDADPLPGGLAAALRARDDLVGLLADLPDQERTVVSLRFGLSGDGPLTLEAIGKRLGVTRERVRQVEDAALQRLRRLLAARGVDAGDLL; this is encoded by the coding sequence ATGAATGAGCCAGGCGGTGACGCCTCTCGCGCCGAACTCGTAGACCTCGACGACGCGGGCGAGCCCCTCGAGACGCTGCTGACCCGTGACCCGGCCGAGCTGGCCGGGCACAAGGAAAGGCCCGAGGTCGCCGCGCGCGGCCGTGAGCTGCTCTCCCTCTACCTGCGCGACATCGCCAAGGTCCCTCTGCTGACGCCCGAGGAAGAGCAGGAGCTCGCCCGTCGCGTCCAGGCGGGCGATGCGGCCGCGGAGCGCCGACTGACCGAGGCCAATCTCCGTCTGGTCGTGCGCGTGGCCCGACGCTACCTTCACCGCGGCCTGTCCCTCCTCGATCTCATCGAAGAGGGCAACCTTGGACTGCTGCAGGCTGTGCGGAAGTTCCAGCCGGGGCGGGGCACGCGCTTCTCGACTTACGCGGTCTGGTGGATACGCCAGGCCGTCACCCGCGCGCTGGCCAACCAGGCGCGAATCATTCGCCTGCCCGTGCACGTCGAGCAGCTCCTGGGTCAGTACGCGAAGAAGAAGACCGCGCTCACCCAGGAGCTGGGGCGCGCCCCCACCACGGAAGAGATCGCCAAGGCGATGGGGCAGCCGCTGGACGAGATCGAGCACCTCGAGCGGGTGAGCCAGCGGCCGGTTTCCCTCGACTCCCCGGTCGACGCGGATGGCTCCAGCACGCTGCAGGACATCGTGAAAGACGCCGACCCGCTGCCCGGCGGCCTGGCCGCCGCACTCCGGGCCCGTGACGATCTGGTGGGGCTGCTCGCGGATCTGCCCGACCAGGAGCGCACCGTCGTGAGCCTGCGCTTCGGGCTCTCCGGCGATGGGCCCCTGACGCTCGAGGCCATCGGCAAGCGCCTGGGCGTCACCCGCGAGCGCGTGCGCCAGGTCGAAGACGCCGCGCTTCAGCGCCTGCGCCGCCTCCTGGCCGCCCGCGGCGTCGACGCGGGCGATCTCCTGTGA